The Pseudooceanicola aestuarii genomic sequence ATTGACGCTTTAAGGATTTATGAAATAGGAAAATAGTGCCGGGCCGATCGGGAAGACATGACCCGGCCCGATCTTTCGGGGCGGTGCCCCAGCATACCAACCTGCATACCGAACCTGCGCGCGCAGATATTGGAGACATCATGACCTACCTGACCCACGCCATTTCGGCGATCGCCCTGACCGCGGCCCTGGCCGTTCCCGCCAGCGCCGAATTCACGCTGAGCGACCGGTACACCGATGCCGATGGCGATCTGATCGCGGATATCCCCTCGGATGCGGCGGACCAGATCGACCCCTCCACGCTGATCTTCGCCTATACCCCGGTCGAGGATCCCGCCGTCTATGCCGAGGTCTGGTCCGAGTTCCTGGACCACATGGGCGAGAAGACCGGCAAGAAGGTGCAGTTCTTCCCCGTCCAGTCCAACGCCGCCCAGATCGAGGCGATGCGCGCCGGGCGTCTGCATGTCGCCGGGTTCAACACCGGCTCCAACCCGCTGGCCGTGGCCTGTGCCGGTCTGCGCCCCTTTGCCATGATGGCGGCCGAGGACGGCTCCTTCGGCTACGAGATGGAAATCATCACTTACCCCGGCTCCGGCATCGAGGCCGTGGAGGACATCAAGGGCAACCAGATGGCCTTTACCTCCGAGACGTCGAATTCAGGGTTCAAGGCCCCCTCCGCCATCCTCAAGGCGGATTTCGACATGGAAGCGGGCCGCGATTTCGAACCTGTCTTCTCGGGCAAGCATGACAATTCCATCCTCGGCGTCGCCAACAAGGACTACCCGGCCGCC encodes the following:
- the phnD gene encoding phosphate/phosphite/phosphonate ABC transporter substrate-binding protein: MTYLTHAISAIALTAALAVPASAEFTLSDRYTDADGDLIADIPSDAADQIDPSTLIFAYTPVEDPAVYAEVWSEFLDHMGEKTGKKVQFFPVQSNAAQIEAMRAGRLHVAGFNTGSNPLAVACAGLRPFAMMAAEDGSFGYEMEIITYPGSGIEAVEDIKGNQMAFTSETSNSGFKAPSAILKADFDMEAGRDFEPVFSGKHDNSILGVANKDYPAAAIANSVKGRMLEREVVTEDQLSVIYTSQTFPTTGYGVAHNLTPELQDKIKDAFFSFDWEGTALAEEFGKSGEAQFIEIGFKDDWAVIRKIDEANGVSYDCQ